CTTGCAGTTTTTGAGTCATCCTGTTCTTGGTAACCTTCTCACTGAAGAGGACCAAAAGGTTTGATCCTAATTTGTTTCATTTAAACTTCTAAACAACCCACTACAACTTGTTACGTTACTGTTTCTCCAATATTAACCATCCGCTTAAATTAGCAAAATCTCATCTAAATAAACTGTCAAAGTACAGTTTAAATGGATTCTTACCTTCTGATCTGAATCTCATAATGTTACTGTCCCTTTTCATGTAGATTTTCAAATTTGTAAGTTCTATTGAAGTGGAAGACTCAAAGGATGTGAAATCGGGTCATTCAATCACGTTTGTGAGTTCACCACTCTTTCTCGCTCTCTCAACAATGAAATTAATGAGTACATTAGACATCTTATGTTTTCTGGGACTGCAGAATGCTGATGACCTTCTCTTCTTTCTCACAGAACTTTAAGCCCAATCCTTATTTTGAAAATTCAAAGCTCTCAAAGACGTATACCTTCCTTGAAGATGGACCTACAAAAATTACAGCTAcaacaataaaatggaaagaaggCATGGTAAGTTCTCTTTGCTGCTTGAGAGACGTTACACGTCTTTATCTTATGCTTTTCCTCTCACTatttgtgttttgacttatgaaGGGCATTCCTAATGGAGTTGCTGACAAGAAGAAAGGAAACAAGCGGTCCCTAGCTGAAGAAAGGTCTGCTAACTTTTATCTAGCATTTCTAAGGGTTTTGATTTTTTAAAGCTACTAGTTGTTTGTATCAAGTCTGTCAACTTGCAACTGATATAATGTTGGGAACTTGGTTCGTCTTACTTGAGAAAATAGACTTGCTCACCTCATTAAACCAGGTTATGATCTCTACCTTAGGAATACAAATTTGTCAATTATCACATTTTCTTAATAAAACTCACCTATAACTGGTGTGATCCTTCAAATAACATATGCCGACCTAATCTTATGTTCTTGTAGTGGGCAAAATTTCCCCCCTGCAATTGCTTCCTTCACTATGGAGTTAGAAGTCAGCCATCTCTGTTAGGAACAGAAGCGCAAAATATATTGTTCTGTCCGTCCCAAAAAGAAATGATGCGTTCAAAATTTCAAAGTCAAATCATCTAATTTCAATTTGAATTAGGACACCCATTtcttgaatttttgaaaaaaaaagttacatattCATAAGCTATATAAGAGTATTGCTAATTAACTATATTAATGATTTTTTTGGGCAAAATGTTTCTCTCGAGAGAAAGCTGTTTATGAGTTCACAAAAATAGTGTAACTATGGCAAATATAGTGGTTAATGTAGCTGCGTCGAAACTATTTGCACTCACTGAGTATTTCTGCTACAACATTCTGTGACTTATCCTCTTAATCACTTGATAAGTTGGTGCACCGACTGGACACATGCTCACTCCTCTGTCTTCTGTACTCTCAATCCTAGCTGTCTTGTAAATAAAAACTGAATGTCATATTCATGGTCATCCTTGCTCAGTTGCTTTTCCCTTGTTATTCCATACAGCTTCTTTACATGGTTCAGTGAAGTCAATCAAAAAGGTGATGTGGATGATGACGAAAATGAGATTCTGGACATTCAGGATGATGAGGTAACATCTAGATCTTCGGCAGAACATTATGATTTTCTTGCtcgcacttttttttttttttttgtgtgtgtgtgtgggtggggtggggtgggggggttATTCAGGTATTTGGTGCATAGAGTTTCATTTTCAAATTTATTCTTTTGTTTTCTGATTTTCAGGTTGCTGAAATAATCAAGGATGACTTGTGGCCTAACCCTCTCAATTATTTTGACCATGTTAGTTCCATGCTGTGTCCCTTGTTTTCCTTGATCTATTAGTCATGATTTAGTCCTGCATTTTTAACTCGATAACATTATACAAAATTTGCTTTACCACAGGAGCCTGATGAAGAAGATATTGAAGGCGATGAGGTAAAGCAACATTCTTGCTAAGTTTTCATAACTCATACATTGTGCACATCAATTGACATAAAGTCGTGCTTATTCATCAGTGGCTGTAATATGTCCTCCTTTTGGGCTTACATTTATTTCTTTCCTTGGCCACAATGGTATGAGGGTGAAGGAGGACTAAGGAAAAAGTTTCTAAGTGGGGCTTGACTAATAGGATTTACTAAAATCATAAGGGCTGCAACTATATATATGATAAAGCCTATAAAACATAGAGCTACTACCAAACCTCTAAAATAACTTTCTGCAAGCAATATAGTTTTTATGGTGCTTCTGATATTTAGAAATTTATATTTCCATCTTTGCTTTCGTGGAAACTATTTGCTGCTTAAATTGTGGGGTTAAAACAGAACTTTGTCTAAGACATGAAGACACGTGAGGGAGAGAAGGGAAGGGTCTGTTGAAGGAAGTCTTTGATCAAAGTCTCAAAAGATGCAATCTTAGAAGCATCATAAAGAGAGTAGGATTCTTCTGAAGGAAGTCTTTGATCAAAGTCTCAAAAGATGCAATCTTAGAAGCATCATAAAGAGAGTAGGATTCTTCTGCACTTGTAAATATTTTTGTTCCAACCCCTTCCTGGTGCTATTAATTAAATGAAAATACCAACTTTGTGAAAAACAAATGCATCAGATAGAAAACTTTGAAACTGTAGCTTTTGGTTTTACCTGCCGGGAAGGTATTGGTTGGGGACTCTTCCATTCAGAAGATCAAAGTGTCTTCTGGTCTGAATATATCTTTGTTTTTTAGATCAAGAAAGTATCTATTCTGACAAAGTATTTGTTCCTTCTCTTCCTTTTCCCCTTGGGCCGAGGAAGAGAGGTCACCTGTTGGAAGCTTACACTGTTTGTTTAGGATGAGAGAGGGAGCAAGTTTGTGAATGTTCTTTCCCTTTTCCTAGCCGAAAGGAGGTAAAAGTGGAGCATATATAATTCCTCTAAGAGTTGGCATTTTCACCCCAGGAAAGAGGAAAGACTTCTTTTGTTTTAAACTTTGATTCCCAATTCTACCGATGAACATGAGGGGGAAGATACGCAATTATGTGCTAGTCCCCCTCTCTCTTACCTTTTCTCTGCAGTTTCTTAAAACATTGTGTTGCATGGTGGAAGCTTGACAAGGGTCTAAAAGAGCATTGGCTTCCTTTTTAAGTCAAAAACAcccatttttgatttttttaggggtggtggtggtggtggtggttagGCAAGGGAGGATGACCGCTGACCATATATTAATACTCGGTATGAAAATACATGAGGAAGGGGGGATATAATGCCTAACCTTCAGAAAACAACTACGGGGACTAGACATGCCTAATCCTGTACAAAAGGTGACAGCATTACCAATATGAATTGGAATTGTGTCAAAAAATGAAACTTCAGATTTTGCATGTGTGAATATGGTGCCAGGGGATCTTGTTGCTGGGAGCTGACAGTGATTTTAGCATAAAACCGCATACCATTTTATGTGTGTCGGCAGCTTATTGAAGATTGTTCTTTTATATCTTGGGTAATGaattggttgatttgatatgaattGCCAGGGAAAGGACAGCGGAGGCTCTGAAGAGgaagatgaagatgatgaagatgaagaagacgaATGAACTGTTGGTAGACCTTGTGTTTGATTTGAGTTCTCTTCAGTGTTTCGATTATCAGAGTTGGTCTCTGTAAAGAGGTTTCGGATATTGCAGAAAAATCGAATGACATATAGTGGTGACTCTAATTTTTAGTTTCAGTGAGCTTTTTCTCACATTTctcctttaaccttttctttgtaattttgtctaattacttattttttcaCTTCATATTTCCCAtgcaaaaaagaaatgaaaaagaagaggTTAGATAGGGGAAGCTATTTTGGGCAAAGTGTAGGATTATACTTATTGTGGTAACAATATAGCATACTTAATTGAGATATCCACCCTATTTCAAATCAATAGCAGGTAGAAACACCCTGTATTGTTGTGAAGATGACAACCTAACACTGTTATAGTACCTTGAAATAtgttttaattttaatattaggGTATCTGCATATTATTTTGAAGTGATCTTTGGCACTTAATATCAACATAGTAAGATCGGAGACATGGCAATAATTTATCCGCATCTAGTATTTGATCAAGTCAACAAATGTAAGTAATACCTATTTTCTCATTACTATTATCGTTGATCTCTCTAAGATTTTAGTCATACAGCACATTAATAGTTTTTACTGTGATATTTTCACGTTTGTACTAGTCACATGTGCTGATGAGACTTTAATAATGTGGGAATATTTTGGTAAGGTACTGTGAGTCCTGACAATG
Above is a window of Nicotiana tabacum cultivar K326 chromosome 8, ASM71507v2, whole genome shotgun sequence DNA encoding:
- the LOC107787233 gene encoding NAP1-related protein 2, whose translation is MGADKGKKQKVDEENNNIIDEKLIFSIEKLQEIQDELEKINEKASDEVLEVEQKYNKIRKPVYDKRNDVISSISDFWLTAFLSHPVLGNLLTEEDQKIFKFVSSIEVEDSKDVKSGHSITFNFKPNPYFENSKLSKTYTFLEDGPTKITATTIKWKEGMGIPNGVADKKKGNKRSLAEESFFTWFSEVNQKGDVDDDENEILDIQDDEVAEIIKDDLWPNPLNYFDHEPDEEDIEGDEGKDSGGSEEEDEDDEDEEDE